A window of the Canis lupus baileyi chromosome 8, mCanLup2.hap1, whole genome shotgun sequence genome harbors these coding sequences:
- the LOC140639202 gene encoding uncharacterized protein: MTTSIVSLDGTTSAASPDHINNISRHDHINSLARCEHINSFPSHEHINRVSRHQHINNISRCDHISVSRHDHINSLARSKHINSFLSHDPINCISRHELINSFSRQHHIHCFSRCHHINNFSSREHINNFSRHQHINSFSRLDHINDLSRHQHSNNISRYEHIHSFSRCQHIDTFSSPEHINDVSIHEHNSFSRQHDIHSFSRCHHINSFSSREHINNFSRLDYVNSLAGGEHTNSFPSPDHINRVSRHRHINSFSSHHHINNFCRHEHISNISRCDHINISSHDHINILARCEHTNSFPSHDHINNSSRHNNFSRQHHIHSFPRCHHINSFSSREHINNFCRHEHINNFSRCVHINNISRLDYINSLHINNISRYDHINDVSRHDHISSLARCKHPNSLHSRDHINSISRHELINISRHQHIKNISRCDHINNISSHDHINSLARCEHTNSFPSHEHINSVSRHEHTNNISRHQQHIHISSRDHINDVSRHNHINSLAGWEHVNSFPSRDHINTFARCEHTNSLPSCDHINSVSRHEYINNIFRHQHINNFSRWDHINDVSSHEHTNSFPSHKHINSLAGWEHVNSFPSHEHVNSFPSHEHNTSVSRHEHINSISRHQHINNFSRRNHINSLARCEHINTFPSHDLINSIPRHEHINSFSRQHHIHSFSRCKHINLFSRCDHINSFSRPNHINSFCRHQHVNISSHKHISSLFNWEHIYNCSKHEHINSFSRLHHINCFSRLQHIHSFLRQGHINPFSRQNHISCSSRYCHHHRSSHREFLITNTFSSLYLNRDSFAKHYHISSFCCHCHHHSCSHRQ; the protein is encoded by the exons ATGACCACATCAATAGTGTCTCTAGACGGGACCACATCAGCAGCTTCTCCAGAT CACATCAACAACATCTCCAGACATGACCACATCAACAGCCTGGCCAGATGCGAGCACATTAACAGCTTCCCCAGTCATGAGCACATCAACAGGGTCTCCAGACACCAGCACATCAACAACATATCCAGATGCGACCACATCAGCGTCTCTAGACATGACCACATCAACAGCCTGGCCAGATCCAAGCACATCAACAGCTTCCTCAGTCATGACCCCATCAACTGCATCTCCAGACATGAGCTCATCAACAGTTTCTCCAGACAGCACCACATCCACTGCTTCTCCAGATGCCACCACATCAACAATTTCTCCAGTCGCGAGCACATCAACAACTTCTCCAGACACCAGCACATCAACAGCTTCTCCAGACTTGACCACATCAATGACCTCTCCAGACACCAGCACTCTAACAACATCTCCAGATATGAGCACATCCACAGCTTCTCCAGATGCCAGCACATCGACACCTTTTCCAGTCCTGAGCACATCAATGATGTCTCCATACACGAGCACAACAGCTTCTCCAGACAGCATGACATCCACAGCTTCTCCAGATGCCACCACATCAACAGTTTCTCCAGTCGCGAGCACATCAACAACTTCTCCAGACTTGACTACGTCAACAGCCTGGCTGGAGGCGAGCACACCAACAGCTTCCCCAGTCCTGACCACATCAACAGGGTCTCCAGACACAGGCACATCAACAGTTTCTCCAGTCATCACCACATCAATAACTTCTGTAGACATGAGCACATCAGCAACATCTCCAGATGTGACCACATCAACATCTCCAGTCATGACCACATCAACATCCTGGCCAGATGTGAGCACACCAACAGCTTCCCCAGTCATGACCACATCAACAACAGCTCCAGACACAACAATTTCTCCAGACAGCACCACATCCACAGCTTTCCCAGATGCCACCACATCAACAGTTTCTCCAGTCGTGAGCACATCAACAATTTCTGCAGACACGAGCACATCAACAACTTCTCCAGATGCGTCCACATCAACAACATCTCCAGACTTGACTACATCAACAGCCTG CACATCAACAACATATCCCGATATGACCACATCAACGATGTCTCCAGACATGACCACATCAGCAGCCTCGCCAGATGCAAGCACCCCAACAGCCTCCACAGTCGTGACCACATCAACAGCATTTCCAGACACGAGCTCATCAACATCTCCAGACACCAGCACATCAAGAACATATCCCGATGTGACCACATCAACAACATCTCCAGTCATGACCACATCAACAGCCTGGCCAGATGTGAGCACACCAACAGCTTCCCCAGTCATGAGCACATCAACAGTGTCTCCAGACATGAGCACACCAACAATATCTCCAGACACCAGCAGCACATCCACATCTCCAGTCGTGACCACATCAACGACGTCTCCAGACATAACCACATCAACAGCCTGGCCGGATGGGAGCATGTCAACAGCTTCCCCAGTCGTGACCACATCAACACCTTCGCCAGATGCGAGCACACCAACAGCCTTCCCAGTTGTGACCACATCAACAGCGTTTCCAGACACGAGTACATCAATAACATCTTCAGACACCAGCATATCAACAACTTCTCCAGATGGGACCACATCAATGATGTCTCCAGTCACGAGCACACCAACAGCTTCCCCAGTCATAAGCACATCAACAGCCTGGCCGGATGGGAGCATGTCAACAGCTTCCCCAGTCACGAACACGTCAACAGCTTCCCCAGTCATGAGCACAACACCAGTGTCTCCAGACACGAGCACATCAACAGCATCTCTAGACACCAACACATCAACAACTTCTCCAGACGCAACCACATCAACAGCCTGGCCAGATGCGAGCACATCAACACCTTCCCCAGTCATGACCTCATCAACAGCATCCCCAGACACGAGCACATCAACAGTTTCTCCAGACAGCACCACATCCACAGCTTCTCCAGATGCAAGCACATTAACCTCTTCTCCAGATGTGACCACATCAACAGCTTCTCCAGACCTAACCACATCAACAGCTTCTGCAGACACCAGCACGTCAACATCTCCAGTCACAAGCACATCTCCAGCCTCTTCAATTGGGAGCACATCTACAACTGCTCCAAACACGAGCATATCAACAGCTTCTCCAGACTCCACCACATCAACTGCTTCTCCAGACTACAGCACATCCACAGCTTCCTCCGACAGGGTCACATCAACCCCTTCTCCAGACAGAACCACATCTCCTGCTCCTCCAGATACTGCCACCACCACCGCAGCTCCCACAGAGAGTTTCTCATCACCAACACCTTCAGCTCCCTCTACCTCAACAGGGACAGCTTCGCCAAACACTATCACATCTCCAGCTTCtgctgccactgccaccaccacagTTGCTCTCACAGACAGTAG
- the LOC140639203 gene encoding mucin-17-like — translation MTTSPAFVESSTTSSSVTESIPPPTLPAESTSAGSVSPVTDTSTTFTLSGTTLSSYTGAETSTTSVGSVTTTLASTISSPQTIPSATTSASSPSVTPVVVTTRTQSTSTSRTTLTTQRSTTVTIKSTPAPTSTTPATTPLDCKNEGTWNGQVCVCPNGFQGDQCQYEVTTCRNGGYWDGIKCVCVGLFQGPKCEDVVPSIEIDSPPETVSAQVEMTVTVTSREFTKELEDRDSVEFKNFSDTFTQEMAHVYREIPEYQGVNITRLSAGSIVVEHEIILKTKFTPEYKDVLNKVTQKVTEKIQNVTKQQITINSTCPALLCYNTTATKVQNITVTQYDPEKECKEKAGKNYAAYFFVEYKDQKPNCINRCMPGFNSTMNCNFGKCQLDRSGPRCYCLSTDTDWYSGETCEFSTKKSLVYGLVGAAGATVLLILVVLLMFALRSKKEVKRQKSRVTELYKWHEEDGGPTPGTFRNIGFDMYEDQDDSIHLDSIYNNFQPSLDHIDSETKIKIQRPQVMMTSI, via the exons ATGACCACATCCCCAGCTTTTGTTGAGAGTTCCACCACCAGTTCATCTGTCACAGAGAGTATTCCACCCCCAACATTACCAGCTGAGAGCACCTCAGCAGGCTCAGTTTCTCCAGTGACTGACACATCCACCACTTTTACATTGAGTGGTACCACTTTGTCTTCTTATACAGGAGCTGAGACTTCTACAACCTCTGTTGGTAGTGTCACCACCACACTAGCCTCCACAATAAGTAGCCCACAGACAATACCATCTGCAACAACTTCTGCCTCCTCCCCATCTGTGACTCCTGTGGTTGTCACCACAAGGACTCAGTCCACCTCTACCTCCAGGACAACACTTACCACGCAAAGGTCGACCACTGTTACAATAAAAAGCACCCCTGCCCCTACATCTACTACTCCAGCAACCACACCAT TGGACTGCAAAAATGAAGGGACGTGGAATGGGCAGGTCTGTGTTTGCCCCAACGGCTTCCAAGGAGACCAGTGCCAGTACGAGGTCACGACCTGCAGGAATGGAGGCTACTGGGATGGGATTAAGTGTGTGTGCGTTGGCCTCTTCCAAGGGCCAAAGTGCGAGGATGTGGTCCCGAGCATTGAGATAG ACTCTCCACCAGAGACCGTCTCTGCCCAAGTAGAAATGACTGTGACAGTGACCAGTAGGGAGTTCACCAAAGAGCTAGAAGACCGGGATTCTGTAGAATTCAAGAACTTCAGTGATACATTCACACAAGAG ATGGCCCATGTTTATCGTGAAATCCCTGAGTATCAAGGGGTCAACATCACAAGGCTATC TGCTGGCAGTATTGTGGTAGAACATGAAATTATCCTGAAGACCAAGTTCACCCCAGAATACAAGGATGTTTTGAATAAGGTCACCCAGAAGGTGACGGAAAAAATCCAGAATGTAACCAAACAGCAAATAACCATAAATAGTACCTGCCCAG CTCTACTGTGTTACAACACGACTGCCACCAAGGTGCAAAACATTACGGTTACCCAATATGACCCTGAAA AGGAATGCAAAGAGAAGGCTGGGAAAAATTATGCTGCCTACTTCTTTGTGGAGTACAAGGATCAGAAACCAAACTGCATCAACCGTTGCATGCCAGGCTTCAACAGCACCATGAACTGTAATTTTGGGAAGTGCCAGCTAGACCGCAGTGGTCCTCGGTGCTA CTGCCTGAGCACAGACACTGACTGGTATAGCGGGGAAACCTGTGAATTCAGTACCAAGAAGAGCCTGGTGTACGGGCTTGTGGGAGCAGCTGGTGCCACAGTGCTACTCATCCTTGTTGTTCTCTTGATGTTTGCGCTCCGTTCCAAGAAAGAGGTGAAACG GCAAAAGTCTAGAGTGACGGAGTTGTACAAATGGCATGAAGAAGATGGAGGACCAACACCTGGAACCTTCCGAAACATTGGTTTTGATATGTATGAAG ATCAAGATGATTCCATCCACTTGGACTCCATTTATAATAACTTCCAGCCCTCCCTGGACCACATAGACTCTGAAACAAAG ATCAAAATTCAGAGGCCCCAGGTGATGATGACGTCGATTTAA